In Spartobacteria bacterium, a single window of DNA contains:
- a CDS encoding TIGR03663 family protein, translating to MRSSRPPLLPCIPRPNPLIISGTGHLNGFSTAIPIVTRYSVSFSPVCSLTKRFLFMPLRKNWIHWAWIILAVFIFVTRFYQLDQRAMSHDESLHAYYSWIYAEQRSYEHNPMMHGPLLFHVNALMYRVFGATDFTARMFPAFMGAAAILLLAGFRRLMGNAGAFFGAAMLAISPDIMFYSRYIRNDIYIIFLSLCWVLSIFQYLHNGKRRWLVLLAGSMALSFACKEVSFIHGALFGGWLVVHTGLVIYKRKSVTQSLRGVDMCVLMPACILPFAMPLMHYALGWDPLDYSTAGLHHTILGGSLLLTLGILMTLIWFGLLRPRWEEDRSHGMSLLVTAMVGVLLFWTIEITLYTSLFTHLGRGTASGIAGSLGYWLAQHGEKRGGQPIYYYVMLLVMYGYFPLIAFAGALIHRMRHRVVWQKDAAAEEPDFQLFCIYWFVIALIGYSLAGERMPWLLTHITLPLCLVGGIWIGQLFQRAADEGTWGHSCAVLLIPFLAFTLLHLPSFPLVAGLSPILFGLGLLLSLLAGLSWLRSRQKGMALLGGLLLLSALGSLRDANRLCFVTFDLAVEPMVYAHGAPDVKPLVRQVKEMEQTLGTNLPVVAYDQECAWPMTWYFRDTANQFFINASPALLSSPLIVVGSENTAVDVRMLTEGLYTEQTGIMVWWPVQDYQSKTLKENLMSLTHSEQRTRLFHIWKDRDYGIPYEQWPLRHEMTIFTRKELTPPSLYVNNLPKPVSETDTVSTTTSIKPDLIIRGLHDGKLIRSPRAVCVGPDQEIYVADTGNHRVLIFDAQGRWLRTIQATPALNEPWGIAVAADGTTYVSDTWNGRIRVFDAEGREIRAWGQFGQASDPAKDPQNLYGPRGLTLISRDTLAVADTGNNRILLFHSNGSFKGVIAGPLKEPVSISSAPDGTMVIANLWNLKIDVFAADFSPLYALSMPQWNNSDAGFKPYCCIDSRHRVYASNPVRQRIDVFSDQGAIHAAITLSGTPALKNPTGLFTSGSKLYIADADNHRVVILPLPAASRNTDDQ from the coding sequence ATGCGCAGTTCACGCCCCCCGTTATTGCCGTGCATCCCGCGACCGAATCCATTGATTATATCTGGTACGGGCCATCTGAACGGCTTCAGTACGGCAATACCGATCGTGACGCGGTATTCAGTCAGCTTTTCCCCTGTGTGTTCTCTAACCAAGAGGTTTCTATTTATGCCACTCCGTAAAAATTGGATTCACTGGGCGTGGATCATTCTGGCGGTGTTCATTTTTGTCACCCGCTTTTATCAGCTGGATCAACGGGCGATGAGTCATGACGAAAGTCTGCACGCCTATTACTCATGGATTTATGCCGAACAGAGATCCTATGAACACAATCCCATGATGCATGGCCCGCTGCTGTTTCATGTGAATGCCCTGATGTACCGCGTGTTTGGGGCCACGGATTTCACCGCGCGTATGTTTCCGGCCTTCATGGGGGCAGCCGCCATTCTTCTGCTGGCGGGATTTCGTCGGCTTATGGGCAATGCGGGAGCTTTTTTTGGGGCGGCGATGCTGGCGATAAGTCCCGACATCATGTTTTACAGCAGATATATACGGAATGACATCTATATTATTTTTCTATCGCTGTGCTGGGTGCTTTCGATCTTTCAATATCTGCACAACGGCAAACGGCGATGGCTCGTGCTGCTGGCGGGTTCCATGGCGTTGTCTTTTGCCTGCAAAGAGGTCAGCTTTATTCATGGTGCCCTTTTTGGCGGCTGGCTGGTGGTGCACACAGGACTCGTCATCTATAAACGCAAAAGCGTCACACAGTCCCTGCGCGGCGTGGATATGTGCGTGCTCATGCCGGCCTGTATTCTTCCTTTTGCCATGCCGCTGATGCATTACGCGCTGGGCTGGGATCCGCTGGATTATTCAACCGCAGGATTGCATCACACCATTCTGGGCGGCTCCCTGCTTCTGACCCTCGGGATACTGATGACGCTGATCTGGTTCGGCCTTTTACGCCCGCGCTGGGAAGAGGATCGCTCTCATGGAATGTCTCTGCTGGTGACGGCCATGGTTGGCGTACTCCTCTTCTGGACTATTGAAATCACCTTGTACACCAGTCTGTTCACGCATCTCGGGCGCGGCACCGCCAGCGGTATCGCGGGAAGTCTGGGCTACTGGCTGGCACAGCATGGAGAAAAACGGGGCGGACAGCCCATCTATTATTATGTGATGCTGCTGGTGATGTATGGATATTTTCCGCTTATCGCTTTTGCTGGCGCATTAATTCACCGTATGCGACATCGCGTTGTCTGGCAAAAAGATGCGGCCGCAGAAGAACCTGATTTCCAGCTGTTCTGCATCTACTGGTTTGTGATCGCACTGATCGGATATTCTCTGGCCGGCGAACGGATGCCCTGGTTGCTGACGCATATCACCCTGCCGCTGTGTCTGGTTGGTGGCATATGGATCGGACAGCTGTTCCAGCGCGCGGCCGACGAAGGAACATGGGGTCATTCATGTGCCGTGCTTCTCATTCCGTTTCTCGCCTTTACCCTGCTGCATCTTCCTTCTTTTCCTCTGGTTGCGGGTTTATCACCCATTCTGTTTGGGCTGGGACTACTTCTATCCCTGCTGGCGGGACTTAGCTGGCTGCGCTCACGTCAAAAAGGAATGGCGCTGCTGGGAGGTCTGCTGCTTTTATCAGCCCTCGGCAGTCTGCGTGATGCGAACCGGCTGTGCTTCGTAACCTTTGATCTGGCCGTAGAACCCATGGTGTATGCCCATGGTGCTCCCGATGTAAAACCGCTGGTTCGTCAGGTCAAAGAAATGGAACAGACTCTGGGCACCAATCTACCGGTTGTCGCCTACGATCAGGAATGCGCCTGGCCCATGACCTGGTACTTCCGTGACACGGCCAACCAGTTCTTTATCAATGCCTCCCCTGCCCTGCTGTCCAGTCCGCTGATTGTTGTCGGTTCAGAAAATACGGCCGTCGATGTACGCATGCTCACGGAGGGATTATATACCGAACAGACAGGGATCATGGTCTGGTGGCCGGTACAGGATTATCAGAGTAAAACGTTGAAGGAAAATCTGATGTCGCTGACCCATTCCGAACAGCGCACCCGCCTGTTCCATATCTGGAAAGATCGCGACTACGGCATCCCCTATGAACAATGGCCCCTGCGCCATGAAATGACCATCTTTACGCGCAAGGAGCTCACGCCCCCCAGTCTCTATGTCAATAACCTGCCCAAACCGGTTAGTGAAACCGACACCGTTAGTACTACCACGTCCATCAAGCCCGATCTGATTATTCGCGGACTGCACGACGGTAAATTAATACGGTCTCCACGCGCAGTATGTGTTGGCCCTGATCAGGAAATTTATGTTGCCGACACGGGGAACCACCGTGTCCTGATCTTTGACGCACAAGGCCGGTGGCTGCGCACTATTCAGGCCACCCCCGCATTGAATGAACCCTGGGGCATTGCCGTCGCCGCTGACGGAACAACCTATGTATCCGACACCTGGAATGGACGTATCCGCGTTTTTGATGCCGAGGGCAGAGAAATTCGTGCCTGGGGACAATTTGGACAAGCCTCAGATCCCGCCAAAGATCCGCAAAACCTCTATGGCCCGCGCGGCCTGACACTGATCTCACGTGATACGCTGGCAGTAGCTGATACAGGGAACAACCGCATTCTGCTGTTCCACTCCAACGGCTCCTTCAAAGGCGTCATTGCCGGCCCCCTCAAAGAGCCCGTATCCATTTCATCCGCACCCGACGGCACCATGGTCATTGCCAATCTGTGGAATCTTAAAATCGATGTCTTTGCTGCAGATTTCTCCCCGCTCTATGCCCTTTCTATGCCTCAATGGAATAACAGCGATGCCGGCTTTAAACCCTATTGCTGTATCGACAGCCGGCACCGCGTCTACGCGTCCAACCCCGTTCGCCAGCGCATCGACGTCTTTTCTGATCAGGGTGCAATACACGCGGCCATAACCCTCAGCGGCACCCCTGCCCTGAAAAACCCCACCGGCCTATTTACTTCAGGTTCTAAACTATATATTGCCGACGCCGATAATCACCGAGTGGTTATTCTACCACTACCCGCTGCCTCGAGGAACACCGATGATCAATAA
- the glmS gene encoding glutamine--fructose-6-phosphate transaminase (isomerizing) yields the protein MCGIVGYVGQREPLEVVISGLHRLEYRGYDSAGVAFLADNKDRLDVVKSVGKMHRLDEEINRITPSVTQHTTAIGHTRWATHGEPNQRNAHPHLSEDKRFAIVHNGIIENYSDLKNRLIREGFTFKSDTDSEVIAQLIQHFYKDDLRDAVAETLKLLHGTYGICVLSSEAPDMLIAARKGSPIVVGVGSDETIVASDVSAIINYTNQVIYLNDGEVVVADGNTVEISSLDNIPITREPEEIPWNAEELTKGGYEHYMLKEVHEQPDALANATRGRLIESDGTTKLSGTQMTPQEMAEIDRFVIAACGTSYYAGMVGKYYFEDFAGIPTEIEQAAEFRYRNPIIQRGTCMIALSQSGETADTLAAVREALCKGSKVLGICNSVGSTIAREAGRGIYLHAGPEIGVASTKAFTCQVAVLAMLAIAFARTRRLSNTDGRQMIQELKRLPELAERTLEYCDHIAAIAEKYAHYNDYFYIGRGYMFPVALEGALKLKEISYIHAEGYHAAELKHGPIALLCDQVPVVAVAPMVPGRDKTISNMQECKARKSPVIAIATEGDDEILPHCDDVIRIPACAPFLSPIPAVIAEQVFAYHVARLRGCAIDQPRNLAKSVTVE from the coding sequence ATGTGCGGAATAGTAGGTTATGTAGGTCAGCGCGAGCCCTTGGAAGTAGTCATTTCAGGATTACACCGGCTGGAATATCGGGGTTATGACTCTGCCGGAGTGGCTTTTCTTGCAGATAACAAAGATCGCCTGGATGTCGTCAAATCTGTGGGGAAAATGCATCGGCTGGATGAAGAGATCAACCGAATAACCCCGTCGGTCACACAACACACCACCGCCATCGGACACACTCGCTGGGCAACGCACGGCGAACCGAATCAGCGCAATGCACATCCTCATCTCAGTGAAGACAAACGCTTTGCCATTGTTCATAATGGGATTATTGAAAATTATTCGGACTTAAAAAACCGGTTGATTCGTGAAGGATTCACTTTTAAATCTGATACCGATTCTGAAGTCATTGCACAATTGATTCAGCATTTTTATAAAGACGATTTGCGCGACGCCGTGGCAGAAACATTGAAACTGCTGCACGGAACCTATGGTATCTGCGTACTATCGTCGGAAGCTCCCGACATGCTGATTGCTGCACGCAAGGGCAGTCCCATCGTTGTCGGCGTGGGCTCCGATGAAACCATCGTGGCATCCGATGTCAGCGCCATCATTAATTACACCAATCAGGTTATTTATCTCAATGACGGAGAAGTCGTTGTTGCCGACGGAAATACCGTTGAAATTTCTTCTCTGGACAATATCCCCATCACCCGTGAACCGGAAGAGATCCCCTGGAATGCAGAAGAACTGACCAAGGGCGGCTATGAACATTATATGCTGAAAGAAGTGCATGAACAACCCGACGCACTGGCCAATGCAACACGCGGACGTCTGATCGAAAGTGACGGCACAACTAAATTAAGCGGAACCCAGATGACACCTCAGGAAATGGCAGAAATTGACCGGTTTGTCATCGCCGCCTGCGGAACCAGTTATTATGCAGGAATGGTGGGGAAGTATTATTTCGAAGATTTTGCAGGAATTCCCACAGAAATCGAACAAGCGGCCGAGTTCCGTTATCGCAACCCCATCATTCAGCGCGGAACCTGCATGATTGCCCTGTCTCAGTCTGGCGAAACAGCCGATACACTGGCCGCTGTGCGAGAAGCGCTATGCAAAGGTTCTAAAGTACTCGGTATCTGCAATTCTGTCGGCTCAACCATTGCGCGTGAAGCTGGACGGGGTATCTACCTGCACGCCGGACCGGAGATCGGCGTGGCATCGACCAAGGCGTTTACCTGTCAGGTCGCAGTGCTGGCAATGCTGGCCATCGCCTTTGCTCGCACACGCCGGCTGTCGAATACTGATGGACGTCAGATGATTCAGGAATTGAAGCGACTACCGGAGCTGGCGGAAAGAACACTGGAATATTGTGATCATATTGCTGCCATTGCAGAGAAATATGCACATTATAACGATTATTTTTATATTGGACGCGGCTATATGTTCCCTGTTGCCCTGGAAGGCGCCCTGAAACTAAAGGAAATCTCCTATATTCACGCCGAGGGATATCATGCAGCCGAATTGAAACATGGTCCGATAGCCTTGCTATGCGATCAAGTTCCCGTTGTAGCCGTTGCTCCAATGGTTCCCGGCCGTGATAAAACCATCAGTAACATGCAGGAATGCAAAGCGCGCAAATCGCCGGTAATTGCTATTGCTACCGAAGGCGACGATGAAATTCTGCCGCATTGCGATGATGTAATTCGCATACCTGCATGTGCGCCTTTTCTATCGCCGATTCCAGCGGTTATTGCTGAACAGGTATTTGCTTATCATGTGGCACGCCTGCGCGGCTGCGCGATTGATCAGCCGAGAAATCTGGCGAAATCGGTTACCGTAGAGTGA